Proteins from one Pelorhabdus rhamnosifermentans genomic window:
- the flgL gene encoding flagellar hook-associated protein FlgL: MRVTNDMFSNQFLTNYNDSLTNALNLNNQLSTGKAFTKPSEAPVKAVRALTFHTSGDVNDLYTQNVDDAISWMNTSDTAVSGIIKSVTQIRTLVNNAATGTNTPASKAAIAKQINALIDELVTAGNAQIGDRYVFAGQNDTVQPFTRNPSTGVVTYSGTYSTGANPTAGVISMQVSPGKADPLRDQVNLDGQQLFGTIDGSGQPQIFKDLLKIKNDVLTADSATISSDLGTIDTDFNTITNGQTSLGARQASYTNVKTALTTDSVTIAGATSDNENVDVGKTSIYLQQAMNVYNACLSVGAKVLPVSLVDYLK, encoded by the coding sequence GTGCGCGTTACGAATGACATGTTTAGCAATCAATTTTTGACGAATTATAATGATTCTTTGACGAATGCGTTAAATCTGAATAATCAATTGTCAACTGGAAAGGCTTTTACTAAACCATCAGAAGCTCCGGTTAAGGCTGTTCGAGCCTTGACATTTCATACTAGCGGCGATGTGAATGATTTATATACACAAAATGTGGATGACGCTATATCTTGGATGAATACAAGTGATACTGCTGTGTCTGGTATTATAAAAAGCGTAACCCAAATTAGGACACTTGTGAATAATGCGGCGACAGGTACGAATACACCCGCATCTAAGGCTGCGATTGCCAAGCAGATTAATGCCCTGATTGATGAATTGGTGACTGCGGGCAATGCACAAATCGGGGATCGCTATGTCTTTGCTGGTCAAAATGATACGGTTCAGCCTTTTACGAGAAATCCGTCAACAGGCGTTGTTACTTATAGTGGTACGTACAGTACGGGAGCTAATCCTACGGCGGGTGTTATATCGATGCAAGTCAGTCCAGGCAAGGCTGATCCACTCAGGGATCAGGTCAATTTGGATGGTCAGCAATTATTTGGAACCATTGATGGAAGCGGCCAGCCGCAAATTTTTAAGGATCTTTTAAAAATTAAAAATGATGTGCTTACGGCTGATTCGGCAACGATTAGCAGTGATTTGGGTACTATAGATACTGATTTTAATACCATTACAAATGGTCAAACTTCTTTGGGCGCCAGACAAGCATCTTATACAAACGTCAAAACTGCGTTGACGACCGATAGTGTGACGATCGCAGGCGCTACCTCTGATAATGAAAATGTCGATGTAGGGAAAACGAGTATCTATCTTCAGCAAGCCATGAATGTTTACAATGCGTGCTTGTCTGTTGGGGCAAAAGTTTTACCTGTATCTCTTGTAGACTATTTGAAATAG
- the csrA gene encoding carbon storage regulator CsrA encodes MLILTRKKQQSVRIGENIVVTVLEVKGDQVRLGFEAPREVAVLRQEVYEAVKESNEQAASMLKKVDVTSALQQVSQVNATFEKK; translated from the coding sequence ATGTTAATTTTGACGCGAAAAAAGCAGCAATCGGTGCGGATTGGTGAGAATATTGTTGTAACCGTTTTAGAGGTTAAAGGAGATCAGGTTCGTTTGGGGTTTGAGGCTCCTCGTGAAGTGGCGGTACTACGTCAAGAGGTGTATGAAGCCGTGAAAGAATCCAATGAGCAAGCGGCTTCCATGCTGAAAAAAGTGGATGTTACGTCGGCTTTGCAGCAGGTAAGCCAGGTAAATGCTACTTTTGAGAAAAAGTAA
- a CDS encoding DUF6470 family protein yields MMLRVTKPDVKVDIKPPRMDLKLVPAEMNMHTTSAEISIDLQPSFNTMGLQDIESLSEEFGAEAKQAAMEGIERRVSEGESLAKPHGPSIGQVMSNAATHPREKQLVVAATPSVPPAISATLGKVEVQVVPGRVAVINTNLDVSI; encoded by the coding sequence ATGATGTTACGTGTTACAAAACCTGATGTGAAGGTGGATATTAAACCACCTCGTATGGATTTAAAGCTGGTTCCAGCTGAAATGAACATGCATACGACGTCTGCCGAAATTTCGATTGATTTGCAGCCTTCTTTTAACACCATGGGACTTCAGGATATAGAGTCTCTGTCAGAGGAATTTGGGGCTGAAGCAAAACAAGCGGCTATGGAAGGCATTGAGCGGCGGGTGTCGGAAGGGGAGTCTCTTGCCAAGCCGCATGGACCGAGTATTGGACAGGTAATGTCCAATGCGGCAACGCATCCCCGTGAAAAACAACTCGTGGTTGCGGCTACTCCGTCTGTGCCGCCGGCTATTTCGGCGACGTTGGGGAAAGTAGAAGTGCAGGTTGTGCCAGGACGAGTTGCTGTTATCAATACCAATCTGGACGTTAGCATATAG
- a CDS encoding flagellin N-terminal helical domain-containing protein has translation MVINTNVASLNAWRNLENQSNTQSASMAKLSSGKRINKAADDAAGLAISEKMISQINGLDQASSNAQDGISLVQTAEGALNETTSIIQRLRQLAVQSRNGTETDNDRVHIQKEVGQLLSEVNQIASTTQFNTMNLLNGSTTSVTFQIGANQGQTMAVSMPTVKASDLSIDTISLATAAGASAAIKSLDAALSTVSGARANLGAVQNRLQHAINNLQVASENLNSANSRVRDVDMAKEMASFSKTQVLVQAGTAMLAQANQMPQSVLKLLG, from the coding sequence ATGGTTATCAACACAAATGTCGCTTCGTTAAACGCATGGAGAAATCTTGAAAATCAGAGCAATACACAATCGGCTTCGATGGCGAAACTTTCTTCAGGCAAAAGAATCAACAAAGCAGCGGATGATGCTGCAGGTCTTGCAATTTCAGAAAAAATGATCAGTCAGATTAACGGTTTGGATCAAGCTTCAAGTAATGCTCAAGATGGTATTTCTTTAGTACAGACGGCTGAGGGCGCATTGAATGAAACAACTTCCATTATTCAACGTCTGCGTCAATTGGCTGTTCAATCTCGCAATGGCACTGAAACAGATAATGACCGTGTTCATATTCAAAAAGAAGTGGGTCAGTTACTTTCTGAAGTAAATCAGATTGCCAGTACGACACAGTTTAATACAATGAACTTGTTGAATGGCTCTACTACAAGCGTGACGTTCCAAATCGGTGCTAATCAAGGTCAGACGATGGCAGTGTCTATGCCAACTGTAAAAGCCAGTGATCTGAGTATTGATACCATATCCTTGGCGACTGCTGCTGGTGCTTCAGCTGCTATTAAATCACTTGATGCAGCACTGAGCACTGTTTCAGGCGCACGGGCTAATTTGGGTGCTGTCCAAAATCGATTGCAACATGCTATCAATAATTTGCAGGTTGCTTCCGAAAACTTGAACTCCGCAAATTCTCGTGTCCGCGACGTGGATATGGCGAAAGAAATGGCAAGCTTCAGCAAAACGCAGGTTCTTGTTCAGGCAGGTACTGCTATGTTGGCACAAGCTAACCAGATGCCACAGTCCGTACTTAAGTTACTGGGCTAA
- the fliW gene encoding flagellar assembly protein FliW, whose translation MDDVITFSEGLIGLKEYQQFIIKSIPEQEAFLLLQSTEDENFGLIITPPFWFKRDYEFELSDHYVEQLGDKESLEVFVVVTLADLPQAVTANLLGPLVMNRKKGIGFQVLVPDRGYTTKYKLLSEASVGG comes from the coding sequence ATGGATGATGTGATTACTTTTTCCGAGGGCCTTATTGGGCTAAAAGAGTATCAGCAGTTTATCATCAAAAGCATTCCTGAACAGGAGGCTTTTTTGTTATTGCAAAGTACGGAAGATGAAAATTTTGGCCTCATAATTACACCGCCTTTTTGGTTTAAGCGGGACTATGAATTTGAGCTGTCAGATCATTATGTTGAGCAGTTGGGTGATAAAGAAAGTTTAGAAGTCTTTGTTGTTGTCACTTTGGCTGATTTGCCGCAAGCTGTGACAGCCAACCTGCTTGGTCCACTTGTGATGAACCGTAAAAAGGGGATTGGATTTCAGGTACTTGTGCCGGATAGGGGCTATACGACCAAATATAAACTTTTGTCTGAAGCCTCGGTAGGAGGTTAA